A single Staphylococcus muscae DNA region contains:
- the greA gene encoding transcription elongation factor GreA, translating into MENQKQYPMTQEGFEKLEQELEELKTVKRPEVVEKIKVARSFGDLSENSEYDAAKDEQGFIEQDIQRIETMLRHALIIEDTGDNNVVQIGKTVTFVELPGDDEESYQIVGSAESDAFNGKISNESPMAQALIGKHLNDEVRVPLPNGGEMNVKITNIQ; encoded by the coding sequence ATGGAAAACCAAAAACAATACCCAATGACACAAGAAGGTTTTGAAAAACTCGAACAAGAATTAGAAGAGTTAAAAACCGTTAAACGACCTGAAGTCGTAGAAAAAATTAAGGTTGCACGTAGTTTTGGTGACCTATCTGAGAACTCTGAGTATGATGCTGCAAAAGATGAACAAGGTTTCATTGAGCAAGATATTCAACGCATTGAAACAATGTTACGCCATGCGCTTATTATTGAAGATACTGGCGATAATAATGTTGTTCAAATTGGTAAGACAGTGACATTTGTTGAATTACCTGGTGACGATGAAGAAAGCTACCAAATTGTTGGTTCTGCTGAATCAGATGCATTTAACGGTAAAATTTCAAATGAATCTCCAATGGCACAAGCATTAATCGGTAAGCATTTAAATGATGAAGTACGTGTGCCACTACCAAATGGTGGAGAAATGAACGTTAAAATTACAAACATTCAATAA
- the pxpB gene encoding 5-oxoprolinase subunit PxpB, which produces MEFKQISEQSFMIYFDTIINEDIFNQVNAIADYLKSLNHPHIQEIVPSYRAILVYFDGISVTYETVLDELGLSTYEFSSTEINQPRRVVNIPVLYGGKWGPDLEYVAEYHKLSVEEVIQYHIEGYYLVYMIGFMPGFPFLGGLNARIHTPRKEEPRLKIPAGSVGIANNQTGLYPADSPGGWQIIGRTPIDVFDLKRDPKILYQPGDKIKFYAINEEEFLHIQKYVEKGRLNYDEWVRIGYEH; this is translated from the coding sequence ATGGAATTTAAACAAATTAGCGAACAATCTTTTATGATATATTTCGATACAATAATTAATGAAGACATCTTCAATCAAGTCAATGCGATAGCTGACTATTTGAAATCATTAAATCATCCACATATTCAAGAGATTGTTCCATCATATCGAGCCATTCTTGTTTATTTCGATGGCATCTCAGTCACTTATGAAACAGTGTTAGACGAACTTGGATTGTCTACATATGAATTTTCTTCAACAGAAATCAACCAACCGAGACGTGTTGTCAACATTCCTGTTCTATATGGCGGGAAATGGGGACCAGATTTGGAATATGTAGCAGAATATCACAAGTTATCTGTTGAAGAAGTGATTCAATATCATATTGAAGGATATTATCTTGTTTATATGATTGGTTTTATGCCTGGCTTTCCATTTTTAGGTGGTTTGAATGCACGTATTCACACACCGCGTAAGGAAGAGCCACGTTTGAAGATTCCTGCAGGTTCTGTGGGGATTGCAAATAATCAAACAGGATTATACCCTGCAGATTCTCCAGGTGGTTGGCAAATTATAGGGCGCACACCAATCGATGTTTTTGATTTAAAACGTGATCCTAAAATTCTCTATCAACCTGGCGATAAAATTAAATTTTATGCGATCAACGAAGAAGAATTCCTACATATTCAAAAATATGTAGAAAAAGGACGATTAAATTATGATGAGTGGGTGAGAATCGGCTATGAGCATTAA
- the udk gene encoding uridine kinase — MAPTTIIGIAGGSGSGKTSVTNKIMNNLEGHSVALIEQDYYYKDQSHLTFEERLETNYDHPFAFDNDLLIQNLRDLCAGHEVEVPTYDYTNHTRSEKTIAFQPKDVIIVEGIFALENEELRNLMDVKIYVDTDADLRILRRLLRDTRERGRTMDSVIDQYLSVVRPMHNQFIEPTKKFADIIIPEGGSNKVAIDIMTTKIQALVQKKD; from the coding sequence ATGGCGCCTACAACAATTATTGGTATTGCAGGTGGCTCAGGTTCTGGTAAAACTTCGGTCACGAATAAGATCATGAATAATTTAGAAGGCCATAGTGTGGCGTTGATTGAACAAGACTATTACTATAAAGATCAATCTCATCTTACGTTTGAAGAACGTTTAGAAACGAATTATGATCATCCATTTGCGTTTGATAATGATTTATTAATTCAGAATTTGCGAGACTTGTGTGCAGGTCATGAAGTAGAAGTGCCGACTTACGACTATACAAACCATACACGTAGTGAGAAAACCATTGCATTTCAACCTAAAGATGTTATTATCGTAGAAGGTATATTTGCGCTTGAAAACGAAGAACTTCGCAATCTAATGGATGTGAAGATATATGTCGATACAGATGCTGACTTACGAATTTTACGCCGTTTATTACGTGATACACGTGAACGTGGTCGTACAATGGACTCAGTCATTGATCAGTATCTTAGCGTCGTTCGCCCAATGCATAATCAATTTATCGAGCCAACGAAGAAGTTTGCAGATATTATTATTCCAGAAGGTGGTAGCAATAAGGTAGCTATCGACATTATGACAACAAAGATTCAAGCACTCGTTCAGAAGAAAGATTAA